One genomic segment of Methanocorpusculum sp. includes these proteins:
- the mch gene encoding methenyltetrahydromethanopterin cyclohydrolase, whose protein sequence is MVSVNELGLDLFEELVENADLFNVAYHELDNGSRVVDCGVSVAGGYGAGDYFTRICMGGLGDIAFRQGMVGQFPMTFIDVNTDFPAISCLGSQKAGWTIKQDNFFAMGSGPARALSLQPKHTYEVIGYEDESDAAVICLESDRLPSGAVMEMIAEKCKVDVANVCALVAPTSSMVGSIQVAGRCVETAIYKLNELGFDTTKIIAAAGTAPIPPVRGAKLAMGVTNDATIYHGQINLTMNAPEIVDFLEKIPSCSSNGYGKPFNDIFKEAGYDFYKIDKSLFSPAEVIINEVSTGKVYQVGKIDTAVTLKSFGLA, encoded by the coding sequence TTGGTAAGTGTAAACGAACTTGGACTTGATCTCTTCGAAGAACTCGTAGAGAACGCAGATCTGTTTAATGTTGCATACCACGAACTCGACAACGGTTCCCGTGTAGTCGATTGTGGTGTGAGTGTTGCGGGCGGCTATGGAGCCGGAGACTACTTTACCCGTATCTGTATGGGCGGTCTTGGCGATATCGCATTCCGTCAGGGTATGGTCGGCCAGTTCCCGATGACCTTCATCGATGTGAACACCGATTTCCCGGCGATCTCCTGCCTCGGCTCACAGAAAGCCGGCTGGACAATCAAGCAGGACAACTTCTTCGCAATGGGATCAGGACCCGCACGTGCCCTGTCCCTTCAGCCGAAACACACCTATGAGGTCATCGGCTACGAGGATGAGTCGGATGCAGCAGTTATCTGTCTTGAATCTGACCGCCTTCCAAGCGGAGCAGTCATGGAAATGATCGCAGAGAAGTGTAAGGTCGATGTCGCAAATGTCTGCGCTCTTGTCGCCCCGACTTCCTCTATGGTCGGTTCGATCCAGGTCGCAGGACGCTGTGTTGAGACCGCAATCTACAAGCTGAACGAACTCGGCTTTGACACGACGAAAATCATCGCAGCAGCAGGTACTGCCCCGATCCCGCCGGTACGCGGTGCAAAACTCGCGATGGGCGTTACAAACGATGCAACGATCTACCACGGACAGATCAACCTGACGATGAACGCACCGGAGATCGTGGACTTCCTTGAGAAGATCCCGAGCTGCTCGTCCAACGGATACGGTAAACCGTTCAATGATATCTTCAAAGAAGCAGGATATGACTTTTACAAGATCGACAAGAGTCTGTTCTCTCCGGCAGAAGTTATCATCAACGAAGTCTCCACGGGCAAAGTGTATCAGGTCGGAAAGATCGATACCGCTGTGACCCTGAAGTCATTCGGTCTTGCATAA
- a CDS encoding ATP-binding cassette domain-containing protein gives MLEIDALSIQLGEFSFTDLNLNVKEGEYCIILGPTGAGKTILLETIAGIHYPKSGRILLNGKDITNTPPESRGIGMVYQDYMLFPHMTVAENIGFGLKERGVPKPERDAAVQKIAATFGISHLLERHPKTLSGGEQQRTAIARSLLLRPSVLLLDEPLSALDTITRERLRDELKAIHKETGMTILHITHHFEDIYALADRVVVMRDGGIVQEGTPDMIMRHPVSNFIANFTGMDNIFTGNAVITQAGIVEIHMGTMIVRAVTELTGRVHAGIRSEDMIISSEPFTSSAQNSFTGIVTQIIDIGAYSKIVVDTGLILTAVLTRQSIQRLGITVGTSVWITFKATSVHVFRE, from the coding sequence ATGCTTGAAATAGATGCACTTTCCATTCAGCTCGGTGAATTTTCCTTTACTGATCTAAATCTGAATGTGAAGGAGGGGGAATACTGTATCATCCTTGGTCCTACAGGTGCGGGCAAAACGATCCTGCTCGAAACGATCGCAGGTATCCATTATCCAAAAAGCGGCAGGATACTTTTGAACGGAAAGGACATTACGAATACTCCGCCGGAATCACGCGGAATCGGGATGGTCTATCAGGATTACATGCTCTTCCCCCATATGACCGTGGCAGAAAACATCGGATTTGGTCTTAAGGAACGAGGGGTGCCCAAGCCGGAACGGGATGCTGCAGTACAAAAAATCGCTGCTACGTTTGGGATCTCCCACCTTCTCGAGCGTCATCCAAAGACCCTTTCGGGGGGTGAACAGCAGAGAACCGCGATCGCCCGGTCACTTCTCCTGCGTCCCTCGGTTCTTCTTTTGGATGAACCTCTTTCCGCTCTGGATACGATCACACGTGAGCGTCTCCGAGATGAACTCAAGGCGATCCACAAAGAAACAGGAATGACGATCCTACATATCACGCATCATTTTGAAGATATTTATGCCCTTGCCGATCGTGTGGTTGTGATGCGGGACGGGGGAATCGTTCAGGAGGGGACGCCGGATATGATCATGCGTCATCCGGTCTCAAATTTTATAGCAAACTTCACCGGCATGGATAATATTTTCACCGGGAATGCAGTAATAACTCAGGCAGGAATCGTTGAAATCCACATGGGTACGATGATTGTTCGTGCAGTAACAGAGTTGACCGGTCGGGTACATGCAGGAATCAGATCAGAGGATATGATCATATCCTCTGAACCGTTTACTTCATCAGCACAAAACTCATTTACCGGGATTGTTACCCAGATCATCGACATTGGTGCATATTCGAAGATTGTTGTGGATACAGGTCTTATTCTGACAGCAGTTCTCACCCGTCAAAGCATTCAGCGTCTTGGGATAACGGTGGGAACTTCCGTGTGGATCACGTTCAAGGCAACTTCCGTTCACGTGTTCAGGGAATGA
- a CDS encoding ABC transporter permease: MKLSIITAVISTLICLIIAVPIAYSMTRFSFFGKQWVNVLLNLPLSLPPLVAGVALLIFLSPVTSPVGQFFTGMGIYVVYTPAAIIIAQVFVNAPYMVRIARSTFAMISPRYEHVARTLGCSEFGAFQKITLPMAKNGLIGGVIITWSKAMGEFGAVLMLAGAIAMKTETLPIALFLNMSTGDLDMAIAAALILLIISGTALILFEYFGKDVGDVYA; this comes from the coding sequence ATCAAGTTATCCATAATAACTGCGGTGATATCAACGCTCATTTGTTTGATTATTGCGGTACCGATTGCCTATTCCATGACACGATTCAGTTTTTTTGGGAAACAGTGGGTTAACGTTCTCCTGAATCTCCCTCTCTCCCTTCCACCGCTCGTAGCGGGTGTGGCATTGTTGATTTTTCTCTCTCCAGTCACATCACCGGTCGGTCAGTTTTTCACCGGCATGGGAATATATGTTGTTTACACTCCTGCGGCAATCATCATAGCCCAAGTCTTTGTGAATGCCCCATACATGGTCAGAATCGCCCGATCAACATTTGCTATGATAAGCCCGCGGTATGAACACGTGGCACGAACTCTCGGGTGCTCGGAGTTTGGAGCATTTCAAAAAATCACGCTTCCTATGGCAAAGAACGGACTGATCGGAGGAGTCATCATCACTTGGTCAAAAGCCATGGGTGAGTTTGGAGCTGTGTTGATGCTTGCCGGCGCGATTGCCATGAAAACAGAAACCTTGCCGATTGCCCTTTTCCTGAACATGTCCACCGGAGATTTGGATATGGCAATTGCGGCAGCACTTATTCTCCTGATAATTTCAGGAACTGCTCTCATTCTGTTTGAATATTTCGGGAAAGATGTTGGTGATGTATATGCTTGA
- a CDS encoding ORC1-type DNA replication protein, whose translation MKKNLLMWDQTLFRDIEVFDISFVPEQFDYRDEQIERLAFAVKPALMGGNILNTICRGVPGTGKTTSVKKFFEEIEGATTKIVPIHINCQIDSTEYAIFSRIYTKLTKNSQPSSGTAFKVLIDMIAKYIEKEGVIPLICLDDANYLIYNKEFNNVLYAALRIHEVYEKVRIGIIVVISDQDIRLEEVLDARVSSVFRYETINFEPYSAAEIAGILSQRLAQGLYPNVLSSEQLDYIVDRTMRCGDIRIGLDLIKRAVMYAETDARREVMQTDLEKAFSASQDLHLAGTIRSLSPDELSVLRQLVKMTTDDTLMTTGDVRRAMPKEAPKITRFNEIMEKFDHLRLITMGYANKGEGRKRYVNLRYDKERVNKLLQKKS comes from the coding sequence ATGAAAAAGAATCTGCTGATGTGGGACCAGACTCTTTTCAGAGACATAGAAGTCTTTGATATCTCTTTTGTTCCTGAGCAGTTCGATTATCGTGACGAACAGATAGAACGGCTTGCTTTTGCCGTTAAACCCGCATTAATGGGCGGAAACATCCTCAATACCATCTGCAGGGGCGTTCCCGGGACCGGGAAAACGACCTCGGTGAAGAAATTCTTCGAAGAGATCGAAGGAGCAACAACAAAGATCGTGCCGATCCACATCAACTGTCAGATCGACAGTACTGAATATGCAATTTTTTCCAGGATCTACACAAAACTGACGAAAAACAGTCAGCCGTCATCAGGCACTGCGTTCAAAGTACTCATCGACATGATCGCAAAATACATTGAGAAGGAGGGAGTTATTCCTCTTATCTGTCTGGATGATGCGAATTATCTGATTTATAATAAAGAGTTCAATAATGTCCTTTACGCAGCCCTGCGAATCCACGAAGTCTATGAAAAAGTCAGGATAGGGATCATTGTCGTCATCAGTGATCAGGATATCCGTCTCGAGGAGGTACTCGATGCACGTGTCTCCTCGGTTTTCAGATATGAAACGATCAACTTTGAGCCGTACAGTGCCGCAGAAATTGCCGGGATTCTATCTCAGAGACTGGCACAGGGTCTGTATCCGAACGTATTATCCTCCGAACAACTGGATTATATCGTGGACCGGACGATGCGGTGCGGAGACATTCGAATCGGTCTTGATCTGATCAAACGTGCCGTGATGTATGCCGAGACGGATGCACGACGGGAGGTCATGCAGACAGATTTGGAAAAAGCCTTCTCCGCCTCGCAGGATCTGCATCTTGCCGGAACGATCAGGTCTCTTTCCCCCGACGAGCTGAGTGTCCTTAGACAGTTGGTGAAAATGACTACCGATGACACGCTGATGACGACAGGGGATGTCAGAAGAGCGATGCCGAAGGAGGCTCCGAAAATCACCCGGTTCAATGAGATCATGGAGAAGTTCGACCATCTCCGGCTGATCACGATGGGATATGCAAACAAGGGAGAAGGAAGAAAACGCTATGTGAACCTCAGATATGATAAAGAGCGGGTGAACAAGCTTCTCCAAAAGAAGAGCTGA
- the tsaA gene encoding tRNA (N6-threonylcarbamoyladenosine(37)-N6)-methyltransferase TrmO — MHEQNMVHFAPIGCVHSPHQDLAGMPIQPPAAKEFAGTIEIFPEFSDGLKDIEAFTRLMLIYHLHKSTGCNLTVTPFLDTQSHGVFATRVPKRPNAIGFSVVRLLGREGNILQIGDVDILDGTPLLDIKPYVPLFDAYQNERYGWFEGKLTDIDVARSDDRFKK; from the coding sequence ATGCATGAACAGAATATGGTCCATTTCGCACCGATTGGATGTGTCCATTCTCCTCACCAAGATCTTGCCGGGATGCCGATCCAGCCTCCTGCAGCCAAAGAATTTGCCGGAACAATAGAGATATTTCCTGAGTTTTCGGACGGGCTGAAAGATATAGAAGCTTTCACGAGACTAATGCTTATTTATCATCTGCATAAAAGTACCGGCTGCAATCTTACCGTGACACCGTTTCTCGACACACAAAGCCATGGTGTTTTTGCAACCCGAGTCCCGAAAAGACCGAATGCGATCGGTTTTTCCGTAGTTCGCCTGCTTGGGCGTGAGGGGAATATACTCCAAATCGGGGATGTCGACATCCTGGACGGCACGCCTCTTCTGGACATCAAACCCTATGTTCCATTATTCGACGCGTATCAGAATGAACGGTATGGATGGTTTGAAGGAAAGCTGACTGATATCGACGTTGCCCGCTCCGATGACCGGTTCAAAAAATAA
- a CDS encoding DUF364 domain-containing protein, with translation MWELYDALIEHIPDDITAKTIIIGNETTIVESDIGGVGFAPFRAYFQRAPSLTQNKLGMPLKELAECVKSWNFPEASVGNAAINAWYNHPDTAKRAGIDVPDRKTIKDRLNDPFINSQNQVKGKMVCVVGHFPFIEKLFAPVCDLRIIEWDPIEGDYPYTACEYLLPECDYAYLTCAGLGDKSLPRLLELSENAEKVVVVGPATPLAAPLFDFGVDDLSGLVITDNALALRIASGAENQRIYNAGQKVHFLKK, from the coding sequence ATGTGGGAACTTTATGACGCTTTAATCGAACATATCCCTGACGATATTACTGCAAAAACTATTATCATCGGTAATGAGACAACAATTGTGGAATCCGATATTGGCGGAGTAGGATTCGCTCCATTCCGTGCCTACTTCCAGCGGGCACCGTCTTTAACTCAGAATAAACTAGGTATGCCGCTGAAAGAACTTGCCGAATGTGTAAAATCCTGGAACTTCCCCGAAGCTTCTGTCGGGAATGCCGCAATCAATGCATGGTATAATCACCCGGATACTGCCAAACGTGCAGGAATCGATGTCCCTGACCGAAAAACGATAAAGGACAGACTAAATGACCCGTTTATCAACTCGCAGAATCAGGTGAAGGGTAAGATGGTCTGCGTTGTAGGTCATTTCCCCTTTATAGAGAAACTGTTCGCACCGGTCTGTGACCTGCGCATCATTGAATGGGACCCAATAGAGGGAGACTATCCCTATACGGCATGCGAATATCTGCTGCCGGAATGTGATTATGCATATCTGACCTGCGCAGGACTTGGCGACAAAAGTCTGCCCCGTCTCCTGGAACTTTCCGAAAATGCAGAAAAAGTCGTTGTTGTGGGTCCGGCAACCCCGCTAGCAGCACCATTGTTTGATTTCGGGGTCGATGATCTCTCCGGTCTCGTAATAACAGACAATGCACTTGCACTGCGGATAGCATCCGGTGCAGAAAACCAGCGGATCTACAATGCAGGACAAAAGGTACATTTTTTGAAAAAGTAG
- a CDS encoding molybdopterin-binding protein — MIRMKLSARNQIKGKVVKVTHGMVSSEIVIDIGKGQQIVSVITKTSAESLGLAVGKDVYAVIKSSEVLVAVD, encoded by the coding sequence ATGATACGTATGAAACTTAGCGCAAGAAACCAGATCAAAGGTAAAGTAGTCAAAGTAACTCACGGGATGGTTAGTAGCGAAATCGTCATTGATATTGGCAAAGGTCAGCAGATCGTATCCGTTATTACAAAAACATCCGCTGAATCCCTGGGCCTTGCCGTGGGTAAAGACGTTTACGCGGTCATCAAGTCAAGCGAAGTACTGGTAGCCGTTGACTAA
- a CDS encoding 4Fe-4S binding protein: MEQRLLKTITHLHLFTTRCAGCGVCVDACPKEAIHLGMVGASIRGLTEDPPIYIDPAKCSYCGVCVILCPYYALRLEIDDKPRLPILEHGGFPTYDAIAEIDLEKCVRCTICYEVCPNNAIINDIPVFEGKGEGGVPRQNALNAKTTFVVEKDKCSICGICSSLCPAITQKRVPFSAENIGFQGEILWNEELCDACQICVEACPYNAITVERKINAKTKLPGKVSINKAKCMFCNWCEQSCPTKAIHIDMAFVGAIRVNTWTCPGGCSTCIDICPCRALFLPIPVPVSEMNNDSIRPNIAINYKLCNVCGACVNACPSEDAINMRRTGIHVIGEETDLYKKILAKLCVPRTSKVVESKFGTSETKVLPPLKKKK; encoded by the coding sequence ATGGAGCAGCGTCTGCTCAAAACAATAACTCACCTTCACTTATTTACCACCCGGTGTGCAGGCTGCGGCGTCTGCGTAGATGCCTGTCCAAAGGAAGCAATTCACCTTGGCATGGTCGGCGCATCTATCCGCGGTTTAACTGAAGACCCTCCCATATACATCGACCCGGCAAAATGTTCCTATTGTGGTGTCTGTGTGATTCTCTGTCCGTATTACGCACTTCGCCTGGAAATAGACGATAAACCAAGGCTTCCCATTTTGGAACATGGAGGATTCCCAACCTATGATGCTATTGCGGAAATTGATCTGGAAAAATGTGTCCGTTGTACAATCTGCTATGAAGTATGTCCAAACAACGCAATCATTAATGATATCCCTGTTTTTGAGGGGAAAGGGGAGGGAGGCGTCCCGCGCCAGAATGCACTCAACGCAAAGACGACGTTCGTTGTGGAAAAGGATAAATGTTCTATATGCGGGATATGTTCCTCCTTATGTCCGGCAATAACACAGAAACGTGTTCCGTTTAGTGCAGAAAATATTGGTTTTCAAGGAGAAATCCTCTGGAATGAAGAACTCTGTGATGCCTGCCAAATATGTGTCGAGGCCTGTCCCTACAATGCAATCACCGTCGAGCGGAAAATTAACGCCAAAACAAAACTTCCGGGAAAAGTCTCGATTAACAAAGCCAAATGTATGTTCTGCAACTGGTGTGAACAATCCTGCCCTACGAAGGCCATTCATATTGATATGGCCTTTGTAGGCGCAATCCGTGTTAATACCTGGACGTGCCCAGGCGGTTGTTCCACTTGTATTGATATCTGCCCATGCCGGGCATTGTTCCTGCCAATCCCGGTACCGGTGAGCGAGATGAATAATGATAGTATCAGACCAAATATTGCAATAAATTATAAACTTTGTAATGTCTGCGGCGCATGCGTGAATGCATGCCCGTCCGAAGATGCGATCAATATGAGAAGAACCGGCATCCACGTTATCGGAGAAGAAACCGATTTGTACAAAAAGATCCTGGCGAAACTGTGTGTTCCCCGGACATCCAAAGTGGTGGAATCCAAATTCGGGACAAGCGAAACGAAAGTACTGCCGCCGCTAAAAAAGAAGAAGTGA
- the modA gene encoding molybdate ABC transporter substrate-binding protein, with protein sequence MKRSILSVLAVFAILLAIICSAGCIAEDQKYDGKSLLVYSGAGLKGPMAEIGQVFGDKYNVTVDLTYGGSGVLISQMATTKLGDIFIPGGEPDYQNAVAKGLVSAEYQPVAYHVPVIAVAKGNPYGITTVEDLAKPGLRVALGDVNATAIGKASVVIFTKAGVLDAVEKNVVLRGATINEVVTALSTGNADAAVLTLDSANQDLFTTIEIPVTENSILVTPIGVTTFTTQPELAQAFADFVASDEGKAIFEKYGFPGYPDAKYT encoded by the coding sequence ATGAAAAGATCAATTCTCTCTGTCTTAGCTGTATTTGCCATTCTTCTGGCAATCATCTGCTCTGCTGGTTGTATCGCGGAAGATCAGAAGTATGACGGCAAAAGTCTTCTTGTGTATTCCGGTGCAGGACTTAAAGGCCCCATGGCTGAAATCGGACAAGTATTCGGGGATAAATACAATGTGACCGTTGACCTCACCTATGGAGGTTCCGGCGTTTTGATTTCCCAGATGGCAACCACGAAGCTCGGCGATATTTTCATACCGGGTGGAGAACCTGATTATCAGAACGCTGTTGCGAAAGGTCTTGTGAGTGCAGAGTATCAGCCGGTAGCCTATCACGTGCCGGTTATTGCCGTTGCCAAAGGAAATCCGTATGGAATTACAACCGTTGAAGACCTTGCCAAACCCGGACTCCGTGTTGCTCTTGGAGATGTAAATGCTACTGCGATTGGAAAAGCCAGTGTCGTCATCTTTACTAAAGCCGGTGTTTTAGATGCCGTTGAAAAGAATGTCGTTCTTCGCGGGGCTACCATCAACGAAGTCGTAACGGCTCTTTCTACCGGAAATGCCGATGCAGCTGTTTTGACGCTTGACAGTGCCAATCAAGACCTTTTCACCACTATCGAAATCCCAGTAACGGAAAATTCCATCCTCGTTACGCCGATCGGCGTGACAACGTTCACCACTCAGCCGGAACTTGCCCAGGCATTCGCTGACTTTGTAGCATCCGACGAAGGAAAAGCGATCTTTGAAAAGTATGGATTCCCCGGATATCCGGATGCGAAATACACCTGA
- a CDS encoding ATP-binding cassette domain-containing protein, with protein sequence MNTDAYFTEVSTTKICELLKRYPLASDYLANIRLGKINHDLTLPEALLDVDEDILEEFGLTRDSVVLHFCSFLLAFSQNTELNGGISSITILGGQDKSGKPEQIEITVVPGEIVSIVGPTGSGKSRLLEDIECLAQRDTPTGRQVLLNGAAPDDERRFATGGKLVAQLSQNMNFVMDLTVREFLEMHAKSRMTTDPAETAERCFVCANTLAGEKFTPETKVTQLSGGQSRALMIADTALMSASPIILIDEIENAGIDRREAIKLLANHEKIILMSTHDPLLALRADKRIVIKNGGIAKILVTTETERQSLNHIQQMDEILQNLRNHLRKGDTITMEMIPKMEDNYVGTL encoded by the coding sequence ATGAATACCGACGCATACTTTACGGAAGTCTCCACAACAAAGATCTGTGAACTGCTGAAACGCTACCCTCTTGCATCCGATTATCTGGCAAACATTCGTCTCGGCAAAATCAATCACGATCTGACACTCCCGGAAGCACTTCTTGATGTGGATGAAGATATTCTCGAAGAATTCGGTCTCACGCGTGACAGTGTGGTTCTGCATTTTTGTTCGTTTCTCTTAGCATTCTCCCAAAATACAGAACTGAACGGAGGTATTTCTTCGATAACCATTCTTGGCGGACAGGATAAATCAGGTAAACCTGAGCAAATCGAAATAACCGTTGTGCCCGGAGAGATCGTGAGTATTGTTGGTCCGACCGGATCGGGAAAAAGCCGCCTTCTGGAAGACATCGAATGTCTGGCCCAAAGGGATACGCCAACAGGCAGACAGGTCCTCCTGAACGGGGCTGCCCCGGATGATGAACGACGATTTGCGACAGGTGGAAAACTCGTTGCACAGCTGTCACAAAACATGAATTTCGTCATGGATCTAACGGTGCGTGAATTTCTGGAGATGCATGCAAAAAGCCGGATGACGACGGACCCGGCAGAGACGGCAGAACGATGTTTTGTCTGTGCGAACACTCTTGCCGGAGAAAAATTTACTCCGGAAACAAAAGTGACACAGCTTTCCGGAGGTCAGTCACGGGCATTGATGATAGCAGACACTGCCCTCATGAGTGCATCACCGATCATTCTCATCGATGAGATAGAAAATGCCGGTATCGACCGAAGAGAGGCGATAAAACTGCTTGCAAATCACGAAAAAATCATTCTGATGTCGACCCATGATCCGCTGCTCGCTCTTCGGGCGGATAAACGGATCGTGATCAAAAACGGCGGGATAGCAAAAATTCTCGTAACAACCGAAACAGAACGGCAAAGCCTCAACCATATCCAGCAGATGGATGAGATTTTGCAGAATCTGAGAAATCATCTAAGAAAGGGTGATACCATCACCATGGAAATGATACCAAAAATGGAGGACAATTATGTGGGAACTTTATGA
- the tsaA gene encoding tRNA (N6-threonylcarbamoyladenosine(37)-N6)-methyltransferase TrmO, whose protein sequence is MSETFTLEQIGVIHSPYTDPMQTPLQSVFSKGRGTIELFAEFAEGLDQIGSFSHLILITRLHKAPSEMLVETPMVDGGMPHGIFATRHMCRPNRIGFSIVKLLSVADNSLVIEGVDLLDGTPVLDIKPYIPAFDAVLDASSGWLSSQHLDNIRKKSQSL, encoded by the coding sequence ATGTCGGAAACATTTACCCTTGAACAGATAGGGGTAATCCACTCCCCCTATACGGACCCCATGCAGACCCCTTTACAGAGTGTGTTCAGCAAAGGCAGGGGAACCATAGAGCTGTTCGCCGAATTTGCAGAAGGACTGGACCAGATTGGGTCATTTTCTCATCTGATCCTTATTACCCGTCTGCACAAAGCTCCATCAGAAATGCTTGTTGAAACACCCATGGTTGACGGCGGAATGCCGCACGGTATTTTTGCCACCAGACATATGTGCAGACCAAACCGTATCGGATTTTCGATCGTAAAACTCCTGTCGGTAGCAGATAACTCTCTCGTGATCGAAGGGGTAGATCTGCTTGACGGGACACCCGTTCTTGACATCAAACCCTATATCCCGGCGTTTGACGCTGTTTTGGATGCATCCTCCGGGTGGCTGAGCAGCCAGCATCTGGATAACATCCGGAAAAAAAGTCAGTCTCTTTGA
- a CDS encoding GTP-binding protein, with protein sequence MKLITVAGPPSSGKTSVILKTIAHLKVPENSVGVVKFDSLTSFDHLRYDEQGIPNQTGFAGKICPDHFFVSNIEDAVQWGRRKGLSILVTESAGLCNRCSPHINGILSVCVIDNLSGVNTPRKIGPMLKYADIIVVTKGDIVSQAEREVFAFNIKEVNANAQILFINGITGQGAFLLAKYWQDTLDIDTLKDRKLRFTMPAAICSYCTGETMIGDTYQMGMLKRMEFDNE encoded by the coding sequence ATGAAACTCATAACTGTAGCCGGCCCGCCCTCATCGGGAAAAACGTCGGTGATTCTCAAAACCATAGCCCATCTAAAGGTACCGGAAAACAGTGTTGGTGTTGTCAAATTCGACTCACTCACCTCGTTCGATCATCTTCGTTACGACGAACAGGGCATCCCAAATCAGACAGGATTCGCCGGAAAAATCTGCCCGGATCATTTCTTTGTGAGTAATATTGAAGACGCTGTGCAATGGGGACGGAGAAAAGGACTTTCTATACTCGTCACAGAAAGTGCAGGACTTTGCAACCGCTGCTCACCCCACATCAACGGCATTCTCTCCGTATGTGTCATCGACAATCTTTCGGGTGTCAACACGCCGAGAAAAATTGGTCCAATGCTCAAATACGCTGACATCATCGTCGTAACCAAAGGTGACATTGTCTCCCAGGCAGAACGCGAAGTGTTTGCCTTCAATATAAAAGAAGTCAATGCAAATGCTCAGATACTTTTTATCAACGGCATTACCGGACAGGGAGCATTTCTCCTCGCGAAATACTGGCAGGATACTCTGGATATCGACACTCTCAAAGATCGTAAACTTAGATTTACCATGCCGGCTGCAATCTGCTCATATTGCACGGGTGAGACAATGATCGGTGATACTTATCAGATGGGGATGCTGAAACGCATGGAGTTTGATAACGAATGA